Proteins from one Pagrus major chromosome 1, Pma_NU_1.0 genomic window:
- the ppa2 gene encoding inorganic pyrophosphatase 2, mitochondrial has translation MRPLLLRCSPGCLVTALGSFSASRNKLVTQAAAVPHLYYLRNTMHYHTEERGHPHSPDYRIYFKTSEGKYISPFHDIPLIAETEKDNDVPAKKLKKNESEVLFNMVVEVPRWSNAKMEIATKEPLNPIKQDVKKGKLRYVANIFPHKGYIWNYGAIPQTWEDPNHTDKETKCCGDNDPIDVCEIGTQVCSPGQVIQVKVLGILAMIDEGEMDWKVIAINAKDPDAKSLNSIEDVRKSRPGHLEATVDWFRKYKVPDGKPENQFGFNGQFKDKDFAVEIIKSTHEHWRALVQKQTNSGGIECKNISCCESPFKCSADETKDVVQSAPAYGSAHPVSPDVDKWHFV, from the exons ATGAGACCGCTGCTCCTGCGCTGTTCGCCCGGCTGCCTTGTGACAGCTCTCGGCTCATTTTCCGCTTCTCGAAACAAACTCGTCACACAAGCAGCGGCGGTTCCTCACCTGTATTATCTGAGAAACACGATGCACTATCACacggaggagagaggacaccCCCATTCTCCCGACTACCGGATTTATTTTA AAACCTCTGaaggaaaatacatttcaccGTTCCATGACATTCCACTTATAGCCGAGACAGAAAAG GACAATGATGTGCCAGCTAAAAAACTCAAGAAGAATGAGAGTGAG GTGCTCTTCAACATGGTTGTGGAGGTTCCTCGTTGGTCAAATGCTAAAATGGAG ATTGCAACAAAGGAACCACTGAACCCGATCAAACAAGACGTAAAGAAAGGAAAGCTCCGGTATGTTGCCAACATATTTCCCCATAAAGGTTACATTTGGAATTATGGGGCAATCCCACAG ACATGGGAAGACCCAaaccacacagacaaagagacaaagtgTTGTGGTGATAATGATCCCATTGACGTCTGTGAGATCGGCACCCAG GTGTGCTCTCCAGGTCAGGTGATTCAAGTGAAAGTGCTTGGCATCTTGGCCATGATCGATGAGGGAGAAATGGACTGGAAGGTCATCGCTATCAATGCTAAAGATCCGGATGCCAAAAGCTTAAACA gCATAGAGGATGTCCGAAAGAGTCGGCCCGGTCATTTAGAGGCCACTGTCGACTGGTTTAGGAAATATAAGGTGCCTGATGGAAAACCTGAGAACCAATTTGGATTCAATGGACAATTCAAAGACAAG GACTTTGCAGTTGAGATCATTAAGTCCACCCACGAGCACTGGAGGGCACTAGTGCAGAAGCAGACGAATAGTGGAGGAATTGAATG caaGAATATCTCCTGCTGTGAGAGCCCTTTCAAATGCAGTGCAGACGAGACCAAAGATGTGGTCCAGTCG GCCCCTGCATATGGCAGTGCACATCCTGTGTCTCCAGATG TGGATAAGTGGCATTTTGTCTGA
- the tet2 gene encoding methylcytosine dioxygenase TET2 → METEQARHETEESLILAQFGTSHNISHKLQNGGQSSEGDSLQITGDTNWNHYKSSTGANSMKRHRENCNSPASGQGLFDQGSYMMNGELMNGELKHALTEQSLLVHQSKKLKIDSEIKGNDDMSSSLVDNFPELTKATEFECNTPQTEIKLDKRNCHFPNGDIFGLPRNKQVSIPNGAVSPPSTIESTPGDLLTKTLSQYYPEQVSIAQQTSGPQLDAVNGSLANKLPSEGAQPPSSTSGLPNSTQMPDSQQQPPGASGSVEGGNSYNSVGYIVNGYSNNFEADHQQQQHQQQQQQRPPSYSGQELSQGQLPGMIPPTNTANGSQQHQNGPQCYPDDTNPQGLYAKANQEFNQNSFLERNAPLQSAEAGGFGSFPNSGLQMGQNEEPRSGQHQHHGTDRGHQYGIQPQTLKQNAGNNTGSMGPSLQQPRHAGLENGMESTSQQRANLSCSTPHQRGWMKLNSSHSQQQPVSDPLSQAQEPDVWRGFPAKPQSEQQTANPQVHCQMLEPNSAQRFQTQGVFTESSQGSNSFQQQQQDRPPAQTHCAPAQHNTAPEWQQSNSKAPQMHQSLPQKMPEQCNFPQNQQADSRYHTQMQSEHLCEDPDLQDILSPVFLPTQQQQQQQQHCHIQRPLSHPPQFEGQQLKSPNYRPRSQPQPGQQQLQPNQPLRNNSAQSNNQHIQHGDHATFSYNNTTEMQQLQHQRQYTPNSGNSNLKQFQPQRPNNHCHQPNHVDISQTSTQSQPHLPQGTLNQQVYPKAEQQLNISCAQFQRGPRLPLGPMGTHGDFQRHAALRMHLLQKQERQGPPHPPQSIGDPKHDLRAVKMENGPRFELPGSQQQEQQLQMREAGMGGIQVKQENQQTLCDQSKRPGSILASMEQSLRQYQLSPVFEKKSLVINPSNKVKVESSGPVTILSTNTDMSGVELPAAAPVNVALKKPPDSTPKKEQLLQSFMESPMKLLDTPIRNLLDTPMKTQYDIASCHCVEQISEKDEGPYYTHLGSAPSVASIRESMEKRSGLTGRAIRIEKVIYTGKEGKSTQGCPIAKWVIRRSSTEEKLLVLVRERTGHTCDTACIIVVILVWEGILPSLADRLYLELSDTLRKHGALTQRRCALNEERTCACQGLDPDTCGASFSFGCSWSMYYNGCKFARSKIPRKFKLLGDDVREEEKIEQNFQNLATLLGPLYKSLAPEAYGNQVEHEHRAPDCRLGLKDGRPFSGVTACLDFCAHAHRDLHNMQGGSTVVCTLTREDNREIGKIPEDEQLHVLPLYKASTTDEFGSEEGQQEKIKSGAIQVLSAFRRQVRMLAEPAKSCRQKKLDAKKAAANKNAMLESSNDKAEKALLAKAKAGTYENITQSTMAGLIPGALGATLQSGQRTHPLGAHHQQLQQLQQQQHQSILPPYPGSPNATSYPRFPNHPGSFPSTSKPGSMYPLQPSTPASPYPSPLHVPNSYINGSNRPYPGYQCNGGMPIDNYHPYYASNPKHLDMYRQQRPALYTEQQYGVHQRYGVNYPPRYGEPGLQVNGYDACSMRPVHPMRPYAPCGPNGVSDTQFMDPLSRAPSAHGGLDYTAAVSKGNQFGGYSNPYLSRSPQILPPGQDPFHMQIKTEMGMPRPQMLSTPLSGGCLNPETQSGLGLPNGSLMGSGIKQEPGTPQTPTTPQKPEMWSDNEHNFLDPDIGGVAVAPSHGSVLIECAKRELHATTPLKNPDRNHPTRISLVFYQHKNMNEAKHGLALWEAKMAEKAREKEEDAERNGGEGTPSKGKKGVKREHTESSESTGEPPYKRFIQALMEGSLSCTTNTYVSTSPYAFTKVTGPYSQFV, encoded by the exons ATGGAAACAGAACAGGCCAGACATGAGACGGAAGAAAGTCTGATACTAGCACAATTTGGCACATCTCACAACATCTCTCACAAACTCCAGAATGGAGGCCAGTCTTCAGAAGGAGATTCTCTGCAGATCACTGGGGATACGAACTGGAACCATTACAAGTCTAGCACAGGTGCAAACTCCATGAAGAGGCACAGGGAGAACTGCAACAGCCCTGCTTCAGGACAAGGGCTGTTCGATCAAGGATCCTATATGATGAATGGAGAATTGATGAATGGAGAGTTGAAGCATGCACTCACTGAGCAGTCCTTATTGGTGCACCAGTCGAAGAAACTTAAGATAGATTCTGAGATTAAAGGAAATGACGACATGAGCTCCAGTTTGGTGGACAACTTCCCTGAGTTGACAAAGGCAACAGAGTTTGAGTGCAATACCCCACAGACAGAGATTAAGTTAGACAAAAGAAACTGTCATTTTCCTAATGGTGATATTTTCGGCCTACCGAGGAATAAACAGGTTTCGATTCCAAATGGTGCTGTATCACCCCCTTCAACCATCGAAAGCACTCCAGGTGATCTTTTAACGAAAACTTTGTCTCAGTATTATCCTGAGCAAGTGTCAATTGCACAACAAACATCTGGGCCACAGCTTGATGCTGTCAATGGTTCACTTGCAAATAAGCTGCCCAGTGAAGGTGCTCAACCCCCCTCTTCAACCTCAGGATTGCCCAATTCAACCCAGATGCCTGACTCACAGCAACAGCCACCTGGGGCATCAGGCAGTGTTGAAGGAGGCAACAGTTATAACTCTGTCGGTTACATAGTGAATGGATACTCCAACAATTTTGAAGCagaccaccagcagcagcaacatcagcagcaacagcagcagcggcCACCATCTTACTCTGGTCAAGAGCTATCTCAAGGTCAGCTGCCTGGCATGATACCACCTACAAATACTGCCAATGGCTCACAACAACATCAGAATGGCCCGCAGTGTTATCCAGATGACACAAACCCTCAAGGTTTATATGCGAAAGCCAACCAGGAGTTTAACCAGAACTCTTTTCTGGAGCGAAATGCTCCTCTGCAGTCAGCAGAGGCAGGTGGATTTGGATCCTTTCCCAACTCTGGATTGCAGATGGGGCAAAATGAAGAACCTAGGTCTGGTCAGCATCAGCACCATGGCACTGACAGGGGGCACCAGTATGGGATTCAGCCCCAGACCTTAAAACAAAATGCTGGCAACAATACTGGATCCATGGGGCCCAGCCTCCAGCAGCCACGTCATGCTGGGTTAGAAAATGGGATGGAGAGCACGTCTCAGCAGAGAGCCAACTTATCATGTTCGACTCCCCACCAGAGAGGTTGGATGAAGCTGAACTCTTCACATTCCCAGCAGCAACCAGTGAGTGACCCGTTATCCCAGGCACAAGAGCCGGACGTGTGGAGGGGCTTCCCTGCTAAGCCTCagtcagagcagcagacagCTAACCCCCAGGTTCACTGCCAGATGTTGGAGCCAAATTCAGCGCAAAGATTCCAGACACAGGGAGTTTTCACAGAGAGCAGCCAGGGGTCTAACAGCttccagcagcaacagcaggacCGTCCCCCAGCCCAAACGCACTGTGCTCCAGCTCAGCACAACACTGCCCCTGAGTGGCAGCAATCAAATTCTAAAGCACCACAGATGCATCAGTCTCTACCCcagaaaatgccagagcagTGTAACTTTCCCCAAAATCAGCAGGCAGACAGCCGCTACCACACCCAGATGCAGTCAGAGCACTTATGTGAAGACCCTGACCTGCAGGATATACTTTCACCAGTGTTTTTACcaacacagcaacagcagcaacaacaacagcactgtCATATACAACGCCCCCTGTCCCACCCACCACAATTTGAAGGGCAGCAGCTAAAGTCTCCTAATTACAGACCTCGCAGTCAGCCTCAGCCaggtcagcagcagcttcaaCCCAACCAGCCTCTAAGAAACAATAGTGCTCAATCCAACAACCAACACATCCAGCACGGCGACCATGCAACATTCAGTTACAATAACACAACAGAGATGCAACAACTACAACATCAAAGGCAGTATACACCAAACTCAGGCAACAGTAACCTCAAGCAATTTCAACCACAGCGGCCTAACAACCACTGCCACCAGCCCAACCACGTGGACATCTCCCAGACCTCTACACAGTCACAACCTCACTTACCACAAGGCACGCTAAACCAACAGGTGTATCCTAAAGCTGAACAGCAGCTGAATATATCATGTGCTCAGTTCCAAAGGGGACCTCGACTACCTCTGGGGCCTATGGGTACCCATGGAGACTTTCAGAGGCATGCAGCCCTGCGTATGCACCTGTTACAAAAGCAGGAGCGCCAGGGCCCTCCTCATCCCCCTCAGAGCATTGGCGATCCCAAACATGACTTGAGAGCTGTGAAAATGGAAAACGGACCCAGATTTGAGCTGCCTGGttcacagcagcaggagcagcagttACAGATGCGAGAGGCAGGCATGGGTGGAATTCAAGTAAAGCAGGAGAATCAACAAACCCTGTGTGATCAAAGCAAGAGGCCGGGAAGCATCTTGGCTTCTATGGAACAAAGCCTGAGGCAGTACCAGCTTTCACCTGTGTTTGAGAAGAAATCGCTTGTCATTAATCCATCAAATAAAGTGAAGGTGGAATCTTCTGGGCCTGTCACAATTCTGTCAACTAACACGGACATGAGTGGAGTGGAACTACCAGCGGCTGCCCCAGTCAATGTAGCTCTAAAAAAACCTCCTGATTCCACCCCTAAGAAGGAACAACTCTTACAAAGCTTTATGGAGTCTCCTATGAAGCTATTGGACACCCCTATACGGAATCTATTGGATACCCCCATGAAAACACAATATGACATTGCATCCTGCCACTGTGTCG AACAAATCAGTGAGAAGGATGAAGGCCCATACTACACTCACTTGGGGTCAGCGCCTAGTGTTGCCAGTATACGGGAGTCGATGGAGAAAAG GTCTGGTCTAACTGGTCGTGCCATCAGGATTGAGAAAGTAATATACACCGGCAAGGAAGGGAAGAGTACACAGGGGTGCCCCATAGCAAAATGG GTAATTCGTCGATCTAGTACAGAAGAAAAGCTACTGGTGTTAGTGCGGGAACGTACTGGTCACACATGTGACACAGCCTGCATCATTGTGGTAATCCTGGTCTGGGAGGGCATACTACCCAGCCTAGCTGACCGCCTCTACCTCGAGCTAAGTGATACTCTAAGAAAGCATGGAGCCCTCACCCAGAGACGCTGTGCTCTCAATGAGGA GAGGACCTGCGCATGCCAGGGATTAGATCCCGACACCTGTGGAGCATCTTTCTCCTTTGGCTGCTCCTGGAGTATGTACTACAACGGCTGCAAGTTTGCCCGGAGCAAAATACCAAGAAAATTCAAGCTACTAGGAGATGATGTAAGGGAG gaaGAGAAAATAGAGCAAAACTTTCAAAATCTGGCAACCTTACTGGGTCCCTTGTATAAAAGTTTGGCACCTGAAGCTTATGGAAACCAA GTGGAACATGAACACAGGGCACCAGATTGTCGTCTGGGTCTCAAGGACGGTCGTCCCTTCTCTGGGGTCACTGCTTGTCTGGACTTCTGTGCCCATGCTCACAGAGACCTCCACAACATGCAGGGAGGCAGCACTGTG gtgtGTACATTAACAAGGGAGGATAACCGCGAGATTGGAAAGATACCAGAGGATGAGCAGCTCCATGTACTGCCTCTTTATAAGGCTTCCACCACTGATGAATTTGGCAGTGAGGAGGGTCAGCAGGAGAAGATCAAGTCAGGCGCCATCCAAGTCCTCAGTGCCTTCCGCCGCCAGGTGCGCATGCTTGCAGAACCCGCCAAGTCTTGCCGGCAAAAAAAGCTGGATGCTAAGAAGGCAGCTGCCAACAAGAATGCCATGCTGGAAAGCTCTAATGATAAGGCAGAGAAGGCCCTGCTGGCCAAGGCAAAAGCTGGCACTTACGAGAATATCACCCAGAGTACTATGGCAG gacTTATTCCAGGTGCTTTGGGAGCAACCCTACAGTCAGGTCAACGAACACACCCCCTTGGGGCCCATCATCAGCAACTACAgcaactacagcaacaacagcaccaGAGCATTCTTCCCCCTTATCCTGGCTCACCAAATGCAACCAGCTACCCCAGGTTCCCCAACCACCCTGGGTCTTTCCCAAGCACTTCCAAGCCAGGCAGCATGTATCCCCTTCAGCCGTCAACACCAGCTAGCCCTTACCCCTCCCCGCTACATGTACCAAACTCTTACATTAACGGATCAAATCGTCCATACCCAGGTTATCAATGTAACGGAGGAATGCCCATTGACAATTACCATCCATACTATGCTTCAAACCCAAAGCACCTGGACATGTATCGACAGCAACGGCCAGCGCTTTATACAGAGCAGCAGTACGGTGTGCATCAACGTTATGGAGTCAATTATCCTCCAAGGTATGGTGAGCCAGGTTTACAGGTCAATGGTTACGATGCCTGCAGTATGAGGCCAGTTCACCCCATGAGACCTTATGCCCCATGTGGTCCTAATGGAGTCTCAGATACCCAATTCATGGACCCCCTCTCAAGAGCACCTTCAGCTCATGGAGGTCTAGACTATACAGCTGCTGTGAGCAAAGGCAATCAGTTTGGAGGATACTCAAATCCATACCTATCTCGGAGCCCTCAAATCTTACCCCCAGGCCAAGATCCTTTCCATATGCAAATCAAGACGGAGATGGGCATGCCTCGTCCACAGATGCTTTCTACTCCGTTAAGTGGTGGGTGCTTAAACCCTGAAACACAGTCAGGGTTAGGTCTGCCTAATGGGAGCCTCATGGGTTCTGGTATTAAGCAGGAGCCTGGAACACCACAGACACCAACAACCCCGCAAAAGCCTGAGATGTGGTCAGACAATGAGCACAACTTCTTGGACCCTGACATTGGTGGTGTGGCAGTTGCACCAAGCCATGGCTCAGTCCTCATTGAGTGTGCAAAACGGGAGCTTCACGCCACAACACCTCTTAAAAACCCTGACCGCAACCACCCAACACGCATCTCCTTGGTCTTCTACCAGcacaaaaatatgaatgagGCCAAGCATGGTTTGGCACTGTGGGAAGCCAAGATGGCAGAGAAGGCtcgagagaaggaggaagatgCAGAGAGAAATGGTGGTGAGGGGACACCTAGCAAGGGCAAGAAGGGGGTGAAGCGTGAGCATACAGAGTCATCAGAATCCACCGGGGAGCCTCCTTACAAGCGTTTTATCCAGGCACTGATGGAGGGGTCCTTGTCGTGCACAACAAACACCTATGTCAGTACATCTCCGTACGCCTTCACCAAGGTCACAGGGCCTTACAGTCAGTTTGTATAG